One genomic window of Deinococcus ruber includes the following:
- a CDS encoding ABC transporter permease — translation MLSFILRRVLGMLPTLLIISAICFLVIKLQPGSFTDQYLEDPRFTKETAAAIARQLGLDQPPVVQYFHWLAGVVTHFDFGYSFLQNRPVVTVIGELLGWTVFIAFFTLVFSWLVAIPLGIYTAFNRHSVGSQIIGFLGYLGLAIPDFLAALLIVALVLRLGGTNVGGLFSPNFIDAPWSWARVLDLLNHLWIPVLAVGLEGVAGLMRQMRASMLDVLGQDYVRTARAKGARPQQVIWRHAVRNAINPLISLAGLSLPTLISGTIIISIVLNLPTIGPLLYDSLVNKDQYMALTLLMMSAFLLLIGNLLSDIALAWADPRVRYA, via the coding sequence ATGCTGAGCTTTATTCTGCGCCGCGTGCTGGGCATGCTTCCCACGCTGCTGATCATCAGTGCGATCTGCTTTCTGGTCATCAAGCTCCAGCCGGGCAGCTTCACCGATCAGTATCTCGAAGACCCGCGCTTCACCAAGGAAACGGCGGCGGCCATCGCCCGGCAACTCGGCCTCGATCAGCCGCCCGTCGTGCAGTATTTTCACTGGCTGGCAGGCGTGGTCACGCATTTCGACTTCGGCTATTCGTTCCTGCAAAACCGCCCGGTGGTCACGGTCATCGGAGAGTTGCTCGGCTGGACAGTCTTCATCGCCTTCTTCACGCTGGTCTTCAGCTGGCTGGTCGCCATTCCGCTGGGCATCTATACGGCCTTCAACCGCCACAGTGTCGGCTCTCAGATCATCGGCTTTCTGGGGTATCTGGGCCTCGCCATTCCCGATTTTCTGGCGGCCCTGCTGATCGTGGCACTCGTCCTGCGGCTGGGCGGAACCAACGTCGGCGGCCTGTTCAGCCCGAACTTTATCGACGCGCCGTGGTCGTGGGCCAGGGTGCTCGACCTGCTCAATCACCTGTGGATTCCGGTGCTGGCAGTGGGGCTGGAAGGCGTGGCGGGCCTGATGCGTCAGATGCGGGCCAGTATGCTCGACGTGCTGGGGCAGGATTACGTCAGGACGGCGCGGGCCAAGGGTGCGCGGCCCCAGCAGGTGATCTGGCGGCACGCGGTCAGAAACGCTATCAATCCGCTGATCAGTCTGGCGGGCCTGAGTCTGCCGACCCTGATTTCCGGCACCATCATCATCAGCATCGTGCTGAATCTGCCGACCATCGGGCCGCTGCTGTACGACAGTCTGGTGAACAAAGATCAGTACATGGCCCTGACGCTGCTGATGATGTCGGCGTTCCTGCTGCTGATCGGCAATCTGCTGTCCGATATCGCGCTGGCGTGGGCCGACCCGCGTGTGAGGTACGCATGA